A genomic stretch from Petrimonas mucosa includes:
- a CDS encoding tetratricopeptide repeat protein yields MSNKHQESKAEKGFENIEEVLTSSERFIEKNQKTILTALAVIVLVVGAVIAFNYLYKNPRNEKAQAAIYKGERYFQNQEDSLALFGNGNDYIGFEKIIKEFSGTKTASLAHAYAGISYSRLGNNEKALEHLNSFKGGDLLISPAIEGAIGDVYMNMGETEKAISHFNSAAKKANDEMLSPIYYNKAGVAYLSLKNYAKAIETFEMIKEKYLNSPQGQEADKYIEAAKLQQAGN; encoded by the coding sequence ATGTCCAATAAACACCAGGAAAGTAAAGCCGAAAAAGGTTTTGAGAATATCGAGGAAGTGTTGACCTCATCGGAACGTTTTATCGAAAAGAATCAAAAAACCATTTTAACCGCATTGGCAGTTATCGTTTTAGTTGTCGGCGCTGTCATCGCCTTCAATTACTTATACAAAAATCCACGAAACGAGAAGGCCCAGGCTGCCATCTACAAGGGTGAACGCTATTTCCAGAATCAGGAAGATTCTCTTGCACTTTTCGGAAACGGAAACGATTATATCGGGTTTGAAAAGATCATCAAGGAGTTCAGTGGCACCAAAACAGCCTCACTTGCCCATGCTTATGCCGGAATCAGCTATAGCCGACTGGGGAACAATGAAAAAGCACTGGAACACCTCAACAGTTTCAAAGGTGGTGATCTGCTTATCTCTCCCGCTATTGAAGGTGCCATTGGTGATGTTTACATGAATATGGGTGAAACCGAAAAGGCGATCTCCCACTTCAACAGCGCGGCCAAAAAGGCCAACGACGAGATGCTGAGCCCCATCTACTATAATAAGGCCGGGGTCGCATACCTGTCACTCAAGAACTACGCCAAGGCTATCGAGACTTTTGAGATGATCAAGGAGAAATACCTCAACTCACCTCAAGGTCAGGAAGCAGACAAATATATTGAGGCCGCCAAACTTCAACAAGCAGGAAATTAA
- a CDS encoding DUF4468 domain-containing protein, translating into MKKTIFTALFFASLLIQVRAQSVFTTVPVVNGKVVFQQFIHIDQALTADQRYAMLYKWGKDNYAGNPLLSGIRFDDKAKSITVGSKIELLLPQNSSGVREKVIMNYRFDASITNSGCMLVIRDITYQNSQSSGSAFFPKTFTAEETITPAAISAVSGTDKEFRTNTQKSTLFYLNELYNELSKVFSLNK; encoded by the coding sequence ATGAAGAAAACTATTTTTACAGCACTTTTTTTTGCTTCACTATTGATTCAGGTAAGGGCTCAGTCTGTTTTCACTACTGTTCCTGTGGTAAACGGCAAGGTGGTGTTTCAGCAGTTTATACATATTGATCAGGCCCTAACTGCCGATCAGCGTTATGCCATGCTTTACAAGTGGGGAAAAGATAACTATGCGGGCAATCCGCTGTTGTCGGGGATCCGTTTCGACGACAAGGCCAAAAGTATCACCGTTGGCTCAAAAATTGAACTCCTGTTGCCACAGAACAGCAGCGGGGTAAGGGAAAAGGTGATCATGAATTATCGCTTCGATGCCTCCATTACCAATTCCGGCTGTATGCTGGTGATAAGGGATATCACCTATCAGAATAGCCAATCGTCTGGTTCCGCCTTTTTCCCGAAGACATTTACAGCGGAGGAGACCATTACTCCGGCTGCGATTTCGGCCGTATCTGGAACCGATAAGGAGTTTAGGACAAATACCCAGAAGAGTACGCTGTTTTACCTGAACGAGCTCTATAATGAGCTGAGCAAGGTATTCAGTCTCAATAAATGA
- the rpmB gene encoding 50S ribosomal protein L28, with the protein MSKICQITGKRAMVGNNVSHSNRRTKRKFNVNLFRKKFYWVEEDCWISLNISASGLRTVNKIGLDAALKQAAAKGYLNA; encoded by the coding sequence ATGTCTAAGATTTGTCAAATAACCGGAAAAAGGGCAATGGTTGGAAACAACGTTTCTCACTCCAACAGAAGAACAAAACGTAAATTCAACGTCAATTTGTTCAGAAAGAAATTCTATTGGGTAGAAGAAGATTGCTGGATTAGCCTGAATATTTCTGCTTCAGGTTTACGTACCGTTAATAAAATAGGATTGGATGCCGCTTTGAAGCAGGCTGCTGCAAAAGGGTATTTAAACGCTTAA
- the rpmG gene encoding 50S ribosomal protein L33: protein MSKKAKGNRVQVILECTEHKDSGMPGTSRYITTKNRKNTTERLELKKYNPILKRMTVHKEIK, encoded by the coding sequence ATGTCGAAAAAAGCTAAAGGTAACAGGGTTCAGGTAATATTAGAGTGTACCGAACATAAGGATAGCGGAATGCCCGGAACTTCGAGATATATCACTACGAAGAACAGGAAGAATACGACCGAGAGATTGGAGTTGAAAAAATACAACCCCATCCTGAAGAGAATGACCGTTCATAAAGAAATTAAATAA
- a CDS encoding DUF4295 domain-containing protein has protein sequence MAKKAVAGFRDKTSTTGRSHTKVIKMVKSEKTGAYCFKEEMVLNDQVQDFFKK, from the coding sequence ATGGCAAAGAAAGCAGTCGCAGGGTTCCGCGATAAAACATCAACTACAGGACGGAGTCACACCAAGGTAATCAAAATGGTGAAGTCTGAAAAAACAGGGGCTTACTGTTTCAAGGAAGAGATGGTCCTGAACGATCAGGTGCAAGATTTTTTCAAGAAATAA
- the ftsY gene encoding signal recognition particle-docking protein FtsY, whose amino-acid sequence MGLFEIFSKKKKETLDQGLEKTKENIFSRLTRAVAGKSSVDDDVLDQLEEILVTSDVGVDTTLKIIERIEKRVARDKYVGTDELTRILREEIAELLTENNSADMAEFTVPDSQKPYVIMVVGVNGVGKTTTIGKLAYQFKQNGLSVYLGAADTFRAAAVEQLDIWGKRVGVPVIKQKMGADPASVAFDTLSSAKANGADVVIIDTAGRLHNKVNLMNELTKIKNVMSKVVPGTPNEVLLVLDGSTGQNAFEQAKQFTAATEVTALAITKLDGTAKGGVVIGISDQFKIPVKYIGLGEGMEDLQVFRRKEFVDSLFGE is encoded by the coding sequence ATGGGATTGTTCGAGATATTTTCGAAGAAAAAAAAGGAGACGCTGGATCAGGGGCTGGAGAAGACCAAGGAGAATATCTTTTCACGATTGACCCGTGCCGTTGCCGGGAAATCGAGTGTCGACGACGATGTGCTCGATCAACTTGAGGAGATATTGGTTACCTCAGATGTCGGGGTTGATACTACATTAAAGATCATCGAGCGTATAGAGAAGCGGGTTGCACGCGATAAATATGTGGGGACGGACGAACTTACCCGGATTCTTAGAGAGGAGATTGCAGAATTGCTGACCGAGAATAATTCAGCTGATATGGCTGAATTTACCGTGCCCGACTCACAAAAACCATACGTTATTATGGTGGTAGGTGTGAACGGAGTAGGGAAGACCACTACCATCGGGAAACTGGCATACCAGTTTAAACAGAACGGATTGTCTGTATATTTGGGTGCAGCAGATACTTTCCGTGCGGCGGCTGTAGAGCAGCTTGATATCTGGGGAAAGCGGGTTGGGGTTCCTGTCATAAAGCAGAAGATGGGAGCAGATCCTGCCTCAGTCGCTTTCGATACGCTAAGTTCAGCCAAAGCGAACGGTGCCGATGTCGTGATAATCGATACGGCTGGACGGCTCCACAACAAGGTAAACCTGATGAATGAGCTCACCAAAATTAAGAATGTGATGAGCAAGGTAGTTCCAGGAACACCAAACGAGGTGCTCCTGGTCCTGGATGGTTCTACCGGGCAAAATGCATTTGAACAGGCCAAGCAGTTTACCGCAGCCACGGAAGTTACAGCCTTGGCCATCACCAAACTGGATGGAACTGCAAAGGGTGGGGTTGTTATCGGCATCTCCGATCAGTTCAAGATTCCTGTAAAATATATCGGATTGGGTGAAGGGATGGAAGACCTGCAGGTTTTCAGAAGGAAAGAATTTGTGGATTCGTTATTTGGAGAATGA
- the rimO gene encoding 30S ribosomal protein S12 methylthiotransferase RimO has product MKNRIDVITLGCSKNLVDSELLMRQLVANGYTVDHDPADPRGDIAVINTCGFIGDAKEESINMILEFAEAKKANRLKKLFVMGCLSERYMNELQAEIPEVDKFYGKFAWKNLIADLGKSYYKDLAFDRSLSTPPHYAYVKISEGCDRTCSYCSIPIMTGKYKSRPVEEIEEEVKRLVSQGVREFQFIAQDLTYYGLDRYRKMMLPGLVERIADIEGAEWIRLHYAYPAHFPFELLRVMRERDNVCNYLDIALQHISDNMLSKMRRNITKQQTVDLIARFREEVPGIHLRTTMMVGHPGETEQDFEELLEFVKETRFERLGAFPYSHEEDTYCDRNYTDDVPAGIKQERMNMLMELQESIASSINESKVGQTLKVIIDREDPDYFVGRTEFDSPEVDGEVLIEKGGLLQVGEFYEVRITSAMPFDLMGIVAS; this is encoded by the coding sequence ATGAAGAACAGAATTGATGTTATAACCCTGGGTTGTTCCAAAAATCTGGTAGATTCCGAGTTGTTGATGCGGCAACTGGTTGCCAATGGCTACACGGTGGATCACGATCCGGCCGACCCTAGAGGTGATATTGCAGTAATAAATACATGCGGTTTCATTGGTGACGCCAAGGAGGAGTCGATAAACATGATCCTGGAGTTCGCCGAGGCGAAGAAGGCGAACAGGTTGAAGAAACTGTTCGTGATGGGATGTTTGTCTGAGCGTTACATGAATGAGCTGCAGGCTGAGATTCCGGAAGTGGACAAGTTTTACGGGAAGTTTGCATGGAAAAACCTGATTGCTGACCTGGGAAAATCCTATTACAAGGATCTCGCGTTTGACCGCTCCCTTTCCACACCGCCCCATTATGCCTATGTAAAGATCTCGGAGGGGTGCGATCGTACCTGCTCCTACTGCTCCATTCCCATCATGACCGGAAAATATAAATCGCGTCCGGTAGAAGAGATCGAGGAGGAGGTGAAGCGCCTGGTATCGCAAGGTGTCAGGGAGTTTCAGTTCATTGCTCAGGATCTCACCTATTACGGACTCGACAGATACCGGAAGATGATGTTACCCGGGCTGGTTGAGCGGATAGCTGATATTGAAGGGGCTGAATGGATTCGCTTGCATTATGCCTATCCGGCGCATTTCCCCTTTGAACTGCTGCGGGTGATGCGAGAACGGGATAACGTTTGCAACTATCTCGACATCGCCCTGCAACATATCAGTGACAATATGTTGTCGAAGATGAGACGTAACATTACCAAGCAGCAGACGGTAGACCTGATTGCCCGTTTTAGGGAGGAGGTTCCCGGAATTCATCTGCGAACAACGATGATGGTGGGACACCCTGGCGAAACTGAACAGGATTTCGAAGAGCTCCTGGAATTTGTAAAAGAGACCCGGTTCGAGCGTTTGGGTGCTTTCCCATACTCACATGAGGAGGATACTTATTGTGACAGGAACTATACAGACGATGTGCCGGCAGGCATAAAACAGGAGCGAATGAATATGTTGATGGAGCTGCAGGAGTCGATTGCATCCTCCATCAACGAATCGAAAGTGGGACAAACCCTAAAGGTGATTATTGACCGGGAAGATCCCGACTATTTCGTGGGTCGGACCGAATTCGATTCACCCGAAGTGGATGGGGAGGTATTGATTGAAAAAGGAGGCCTGTTGCAAGTGGGCGAGTTTTATGAGGTAAGAATCACATCGGCCATGCCGTTTGATTTAATGGGAATTGTTGCTTCATGA